A portion of the Pseudoalteromonas luteoviolacea genome contains these proteins:
- the ccoG gene encoding cytochrome c oxidase accessory protein CcoG: MDNKIKIKNIPVEIQKPENLQPDRFNPRNRIYVRAVKGMHQLLRQRIGFLGMLVFMLLPWLNFNGQQAVLFDLFEQKFNIFGLTLWPQDLTILAFILMIAAFALFLVTTFYGRVWCGYTCPQTVWTFIFIWFEEKCEGSANQRKKLDKRPMDIDKLFRKGMKHFSWSVFSFFTAVTFVGYFTPIRTLLPDLLMFSASGYATVSVVVFAICTYGNAGWMREIMCLHICPYSRFQSAMFDKDTFTVSYDNKRGEGRGPRGRKQDPKELGLGDCIDCKLCVQVCPTGIDIRNGLQYECINCGACIDACDGVMEKMNYAKGLISYTTERNLEHTKKITQPIRMKLIGYVLILFVLSGALVTNIAMRKTFELDIIRDRNQLYRVNYDGMVENTYTLKLINKAQTVQTFSISVAGLEHFELLGKQSATVAAGSTLDIPVSVVMDPYDLTKPVTEFHFVLSSDGQSKSQVSQPTNFFKGR, from the coding sequence ATGGACAATAAGATCAAGATTAAGAATATCCCAGTTGAGATCCAAAAACCTGAAAATCTCCAGCCTGATAGGTTTAACCCGCGCAATCGGATTTATGTGCGAGCAGTAAAAGGAATGCACCAATTGCTTCGTCAGCGAATTGGTTTTTTGGGCATGTTGGTATTTATGCTTTTACCTTGGCTCAATTTTAATGGACAGCAGGCCGTCTTGTTTGACCTGTTTGAGCAGAAATTCAATATTTTTGGTCTGACACTTTGGCCACAAGATCTCACTATTTTGGCATTCATATTAATGATTGCCGCATTTGCGCTATTTTTAGTGACGACTTTTTATGGACGAGTTTGGTGCGGTTATACTTGTCCTCAAACTGTTTGGACATTTATTTTTATTTGGTTTGAAGAAAAATGTGAAGGGTCGGCAAATCAGCGAAAGAAACTTGATAAGCGACCTATGGATATCGATAAATTGTTCCGCAAAGGGATGAAGCATTTTAGTTGGTCTGTGTTTTCATTTTTCACCGCGGTGACGTTTGTCGGCTATTTCACGCCAATCAGAACATTATTACCTGATTTATTGATGTTCTCTGCCAGTGGCTACGCCACTGTGAGTGTGGTGGTATTTGCCATCTGTACATATGGTAATGCAGGGTGGATGCGCGAGATCATGTGTCTGCACATTTGTCCTTACTCACGTTTTCAATCTGCGATGTTTGATAAAGATACGTTTACCGTTAGCTACGACAATAAGCGTGGGGAGGGGCGAGGACCAAGAGGCCGTAAACAGGACCCTAAAGAGTTGGGGCTAGGTGACTGTATTGATTGTAAGTTATGTGTGCAGGTGTGTCCTACTGGGATTGATATTCGCAACGGTTTGCAATATGAATGCATTAATTGTGGTGCATGTATAGATGCATGTGATGGTGTAATGGAAAAAATGAATTATGCGAAAGGGTTAATTTCCTATACGACAGAGCGAAATTTGGAGCACACTAAAAAAATCACCCAACCTATACGCATGAAGTTAATCGGTTATGTTCTCATTTTATTTGTTTTAAGTGGCGCTTTAGTGACTAACATAGCAATGCGTAAAACCTTTGAGCTAGATATCATTAGAGATAGAAATCAACTCTATCGCGTTAATTATGATGGCATGGTTGAAAATACCTATACTCTAAAACTTATAAATAAAGCGCAGACGGTACAAACATTCAGCATTTCAGTGGCAGGCCTTGAGCACTTTGAGCTATTAGGTAAACAATCTGCTACGGTCGCTGCAGGGTCTACACTAGATATACCTGTCTCAGTTGTCATGGATCCGTATGATTTAACTAAACCTGTGACTGAGTTTCATTTTGTACTATCGAGTGATGGGCAGTCAAAGTCACAAGTGTCTCAACCAACCAATTTCTTTAAAGGACGCTAA
- the gspK gene encoding type II secretion system minor pseudopilin GspK has protein sequence MRKQQGAALIIVLFIVALAASLAAEMSSSLMVQVQKAANIQTHQQAKWYSYGTEELVKKVLLESRKDDPDKVHLGQPWAIDEVPYPVDHGTLSGKITDLQACLNLNALRAPKEQNAKSTDTNPAHRALLELLKNIEDLPAQESEEAMADSVYDWLDEDSITYRSGAEEDEYMSRQMPYMTANNLMASESELRVIKGFNPLVMEKLLPYVCVIPGSTDLAINVNTVLPEQALLLSALLDGLSLSGAEAVIAARPEEGFDNLQDFFSEVKNQGAQDTKKAEKIFTITSNYFKLRAKASFDERLFKMTSILEIKDGRATVLARKFGGVQ, from the coding sequence ATGAGAAAGCAACAAGGTGCAGCGTTAATAATCGTTTTATTTATTGTTGCATTGGCTGCAAGCTTGGCCGCTGAAATGTCATCATCACTAATGGTACAGGTACAAAAGGCTGCGAATATTCAAACGCATCAACAAGCTAAATGGTACAGCTATGGCACAGAAGAGCTGGTAAAAAAAGTCTTGTTGGAAAGTCGTAAAGATGATCCTGATAAAGTTCATTTAGGCCAGCCATGGGCGATAGATGAGGTGCCTTACCCCGTCGATCACGGCACTTTAAGTGGTAAAATTACTGACTTACAAGCGTGCTTAAATCTTAATGCGTTGAGAGCACCAAAAGAGCAAAATGCCAAAAGCACGGATACCAACCCCGCGCACAGAGCTCTATTAGAGTTACTTAAAAATATTGAGGATTTACCTGCGCAAGAGAGTGAAGAGGCAATGGCTGACAGTGTCTATGATTGGTTGGATGAAGACAGCATTACATACCGCTCTGGTGCCGAGGAAGATGAATACATGTCTAGGCAGATGCCCTATATGACAGCAAATAATTTAATGGCGTCTGAAAGTGAATTAAGAGTGATCAAGGGGTTTAACCCGTTGGTCATGGAAAAGTTATTACCCTATGTGTGTGTCATTCCTGGTAGTACGGATTTGGCTATCAATGTGAATACGGTATTGCCCGAGCAAGCATTGTTGTTGAGTGCATTGTTAGATGGGCTGAGCCTGTCTGGTGCTGAAGCCGTCATAGCCGCTCGCCCAGAAGAAGGATTTGATAACTTGCAGGATTTCTTTTCAGAAGTAAAAAATCAAGGTGCTCAGGATACTAAAAAAGCTGAGAAAATTTTCACAATAACAAGCAATTATTTTAAGTTGCGTGCTAAGGCGTCGTTTGATGAGCGGTTGTTTAAGATGACCTCAATACTCGAAATAAAAGACGGTCGAGCAACTGTGTTGGCACGCAAGTTTGGAGGCGTTCAGTGA
- the gspH gene encoding type II secretion system minor pseudopilin GspH, producing MSLPVKYSTQKLRRSRGFSLIEILVVLLIIGFSIRIVTFTVGESDEELLEKEALKLHGIVNLASEFAVLNQVELGLHLDRDTIEFLVFDGEQWTTFEAEELYKPIEYTEDYKVELTLEDLSWSQDNLLEQSNWQEIMGSGDDDNLLELKKKKIPQVLILSSGEVSAFQISLELAQASEPVYYIEGEFMAPVKLRREPEYD from the coding sequence ATGTCGTTACCCGTGAAATACTCAACTCAAAAGCTGCGTAGATCTCGAGGGTTTAGCCTAATCGAGATCTTAGTTGTTCTCCTGATCATTGGTTTCTCTATTCGAATTGTGACCTTCACCGTAGGTGAAAGTGACGAGGAGTTGTTGGAAAAAGAAGCTTTGAAGCTGCATGGTATTGTGAATCTGGCATCAGAATTTGCGGTACTGAATCAGGTCGAGTTGGGTCTTCACTTGGATAGAGACACAATAGAGTTTTTGGTCTTCGACGGTGAGCAGTGGACCACTTTCGAAGCCGAAGAGCTTTACAAGCCGATTGAGTATACTGAAGACTACAAAGTTGAATTGACCTTAGAAGATCTTTCTTGGTCACAAGATAATTTACTTGAGCAATCGAATTGGCAAGAAATAATGGGCTCTGGTGATGATGATAATTTGTTAGAGCTTAAAAAGAAGAAAATACCACAAGTACTTATTTTATCATCTGGTGAAGTGAGTGCTTTCCAAATTTCCCTTGAATTGGCACAAGCATCAGAACCTGTTTACTACATTGAAGGTGAGTTTATGGCGCCAGTTAAGCTTCGTCGGGAGCCTGAGTATGATTAA
- the gspF gene encoding type II secretion system inner membrane protein GspF → MAAFEYRALDAKGKEKKGILEADTAKQVRQMLREKAMMPLEVEPAAEKEKSQASGGFTLSRGYKPSVSDIALITRQLATLIQSSLPVEAAVMAVAEQCEKPRLKRMLMAVRSKVVEGYTLADGMSDFPHVFDNLYRSMVAAGEKSGHLDEVLNRLADYTEQRQHMRSQITQAMVYPMILVVFAIAIVTVLLGTVVPEILKTFEKSNQVLPWTTEWVLAASNFVQDYWMQTTIAMGGLIAAIQQTLKSPKARFWFDTKLLQLPGIGKISRGINTARFARTLSILSSSAVPLLEGMKISGQVLENEKIKAAVAEAATHVSEGASLKAALHQTKLFPPMMLHMIASGEKSGELEQMLERAANNQDREFESMVSVSLKLLEPAMIASMALIVLFIVMAILQPIMAMNKAIGL, encoded by the coding sequence ATGGCGGCGTTTGAATATCGTGCCTTGGATGCAAAAGGCAAGGAAAAAAAAGGCATTTTAGAAGCCGACACAGCCAAACAAGTTAGACAAATGTTGCGCGAAAAGGCGATGATGCCTTTAGAGGTTGAACCCGCAGCGGAAAAGGAGAAGTCACAAGCCAGTGGCGGTTTTACCTTATCACGCGGCTACAAGCCTTCAGTGAGTGACATTGCGCTGATCACACGTCAGCTTGCGACTTTGATCCAATCTTCATTACCAGTAGAGGCGGCAGTTATGGCTGTAGCTGAACAGTGTGAAAAACCACGCTTAAAGCGCATGCTAATGGCTGTGCGGTCCAAAGTTGTGGAGGGTTATACGCTTGCTGATGGGATGTCTGATTTTCCACATGTTTTTGACAATTTATACCGCTCAATGGTTGCGGCTGGAGAAAAGTCAGGTCATCTTGATGAAGTATTGAATCGTCTGGCTGACTACACTGAGCAGCGCCAACATATGCGCAGTCAAATAACGCAAGCCATGGTTTACCCAATGATTTTGGTGGTTTTTGCCATCGCAATTGTGACCGTGTTACTCGGAACGGTTGTACCAGAGATTTTAAAAACGTTTGAAAAGTCGAATCAAGTGTTACCTTGGACGACTGAATGGGTGCTGGCTGCGAGTAATTTCGTGCAAGATTATTGGATGCAAACAACGATTGCAATGGGAGGCTTAATTGCCGCTATTCAGCAAACGTTAAAGAGCCCTAAAGCACGCTTTTGGTTCGATACCAAATTATTGCAATTACCTGGTATTGGAAAAATCAGTCGGGGTATTAACACTGCCCGTTTTGCAAGAACGCTTAGTATTTTATCATCCAGCGCAGTCCCTTTGCTTGAGGGGATGAAGATATCTGGGCAGGTATTGGAAAATGAGAAAATTAAAGCGGCTGTGGCTGAAGCGGCAACTCATGTCAGCGAAGGGGCAAGCCTAAAAGCTGCGTTACATCAAACAAAATTATTTCCGCCAATGATGCTACATATGATTGCCAGTGGTGAAAAGTCTGGAGAGTTGGAGCAGATGTTAGAGCGTGCTGCCAATAACCAAGACAGGGAGTTTGAAAGTATGGTAAGTGTTTCACTTAAGCTACTTGAACCGGCGATGATTGCCAGTATGGCATTAATTGTACTCTTCATCGTTATGGCAATACTCCAACCTATTATGGCAATGAACAAAGCAATTGGTTTGTAG
- a CDS encoding UPF0149 family protein → MMDFSYLPNHEALLNEYLEQRIQTNSEVFELKALQGFLFATVCGPDGIEPEMWLSHVTGGDEKISEDVVFAMLALHHHISEQVFSNGFVLPFDGESSWQDKQLWSTGFLYGCQSYLNKLNESDLLSDELKQALVTSTELLGFFSLEYAQVETYCQSIEVDINEFTTQQYQLAAEVAPAYAELIEQVALGSGLYND, encoded by the coding sequence ATGATGGATTTTAGTTACCTGCCTAACCATGAGGCATTACTCAATGAGTACTTAGAACAACGCATACAGACTAACTCAGAGGTGTTTGAGTTAAAAGCGTTGCAAGGGTTTTTATTTGCTACAGTATGTGGCCCTGATGGCATAGAGCCTGAAATGTGGTTAAGCCATGTCACTGGTGGTGATGAGAAAATATCAGAAGATGTGGTCTTTGCGATGCTAGCTCTACACCATCATATTAGTGAGCAGGTTTTTTCAAATGGGTTTGTTTTACCGTTTGATGGTGAATCATCTTGGCAAGATAAACAGCTTTGGAGCACCGGTTTTTTGTATGGTTGCCAAAGTTATTTGAACAAGCTAAATGAGAGTGATCTACTTTCCGATGAATTGAAGCAAGCGCTTGTGACAAGCACGGAGTTGCTGGGCTTTTTTAGCCTAGAGTATGCGCAGGTTGAAACGTATTGCCAATCTATCGAAGTTGATATAAATGAATTTACCACTCAGCAGTATCAATTAGCTGCTGAGGTTGCCCCAGCCTACGCTGAATTAATTGAGCAGGTTGCTTTGGGTAGTGGTTTGTACAACGACTAA
- the gspM gene encoding type II secretion system protein GspM — protein MKQQVMNYWQSLKEQEQKLLIFAGVVFVIFVLVMGVIKPLNAGVDKAQADLQKQQNFHAWVSKSVAQLKASGSSQATSRNQNLTQLVNRTRGRHGIQISKMQPRDNTLRINIDNVEFNKLVSWLDVLTNQHGVKVANLDLGEEPQQGYVRVSRLVLEN, from the coding sequence ATGAAGCAGCAAGTGATGAATTATTGGCAATCCCTCAAAGAGCAAGAGCAAAAGCTGCTGATTTTCGCCGGTGTTGTATTTGTCATTTTTGTTCTAGTGATGGGCGTCATAAAGCCGCTGAACGCAGGCGTAGACAAGGCACAAGCTGATCTTCAGAAGCAGCAAAACTTTCATGCTTGGGTGTCAAAAAGTGTTGCGCAACTTAAAGCAAGCGGCTCATCTCAAGCAACATCACGCAATCAAAACCTGACTCAGCTGGTGAATCGTACCCGTGGCAGACATGGCATTCAGATCAGTAAGATGCAGCCAAGGGATAATACACTGCGTATCAACATTGATAATGTAGAATTCAATAAATTAGTCAGCTGGCTTGATGTGCTCACTAACCAACATGGGGTTAAAGTCGCTAACCTAGATTTAGGTGAAGAGCCACAGCAAGGATATGTTCGCGTGAGCCGTTTGGTGTTAGAGAATTAA
- a CDS encoding type II secretion system protein N: MKNAVSVVLAFLFAFIVFTVVSIPAPIALQLAQSHIPPNIRLGTVTGTLWDGKVSGVQYQNLQFNDVKWQINGWALFTGQVQGKLNFGNARQSTEISGRSNFAVSLLGNSIELDNTTLRFSVEQAMRQVNLPLPVDAKGRVILELDEYNSGQPYCESLKGDISSPDIQVKGMSGWFSIGELSGVLSCKSGDIAIVVEPENLLGLRADATLAENMQFKVAGNVKPDASLPKEVHDAVKFLGRPDSQGRYPVSL, from the coding sequence ATGAAAAATGCAGTTAGTGTAGTATTGGCTTTTTTGTTCGCGTTTATTGTTTTTACTGTTGTGAGTATTCCTGCACCAATTGCGCTGCAATTGGCACAGTCACATATTCCTCCTAATATTCGATTGGGCACTGTGACAGGAACGCTTTGGGATGGCAAAGTAAGTGGTGTGCAATATCAAAATTTACAATTTAATGATGTTAAGTGGCAAATAAATGGTTGGGCACTGTTTACAGGCCAAGTTCAAGGCAAGTTAAACTTTGGCAATGCCCGTCAATCTACTGAAATATCTGGGCGTAGTAACTTTGCCGTGTCGTTGCTTGGAAACAGTATTGAGTTAGATAATACAACGCTTCGATTTAGTGTTGAGCAAGCGATGCGTCAAGTTAATTTACCTTTGCCTGTTGACGCAAAAGGGCGTGTAATCCTAGAGCTGGATGAATATAACAGTGGTCAACCTTATTGTGAAAGCCTTAAAGGAGATATTAGCAGTCCAGATATCCAGGTTAAGGGCATGTCGGGTTGGTTTAGTATTGGGGAATTAAGCGGTGTATTGAGTTGTAAGTCAGGTGACATTGCGATTGTCGTTGAACCAGAAAACTTACTTGGTTTACGAGCTGATGCTACACTGGCTGAAAACATGCAGTTCAAAGTAGCAGGCAATGTAAAGCCAGATGCATCCTTACCTAAAGAAGTACACGATGCCGTTAAGTTTTTAGGACGTCCTGATTCTCAGGGCAGGTATCCAGTGAGTTTGTAA
- the gspL gene encoding type II secretion system protein GspL — MTEKLLVRVGQSQQEPVSWLIWSESDSQIIASGELEHSGLLGELTEKTSGRSTALLLPASSVQLKQVALPTKWNRKLERALPFMLEEQVASDIDDVFIAFGKPTTIDDKHFINIALCDLVWLQDWMSVLEDFDIEPAVVTPDALLLPSPDTDTLSAIELQEQWLFKGEHWHISAVESDWVGDYLSLVPESQITHYSPATSLDTTKQLIEKEAEYDLPLAIFAKGLNALPINLRQGPFAAKKKQPQWWRDWKAGVIAAGVALLAFVSVKSAQLVMLQNEADAYKAQAMSVYKQAFPNKVVRPHLLRKQIQNELDALSGGEQGGFLELTNHFVSIYAQVDDFDPETFRYDHKRNELRVRAKAKGFQIFSQVKSILEQRGVEVQQGALNNDGDYVIGEIRIRGAA, encoded by the coding sequence GTGACAGAAAAATTATTGGTCCGTGTTGGCCAGTCACAGCAGGAACCTGTCAGTTGGTTAATATGGTCTGAGTCAGATTCGCAGATCATTGCCAGTGGTGAGTTGGAGCACAGTGGGTTACTTGGAGAGTTAACAGAAAAAACATCAGGGCGCAGTACTGCCTTATTACTACCAGCATCCAGTGTTCAGCTAAAGCAAGTTGCATTGCCAACTAAGTGGAATCGTAAGCTAGAGCGTGCATTGCCATTTATGTTGGAAGAGCAGGTTGCGAGTGATATTGATGATGTATTTATTGCCTTTGGCAAGCCTACTACAATTGATGATAAGCATTTCATCAATATCGCGTTATGTGATTTAGTATGGCTTCAGGATTGGATGTCAGTATTAGAAGATTTTGATATTGAGCCTGCGGTGGTGACCCCTGATGCTTTATTATTGCCTTCACCGGATACGGATACATTGAGCGCAATTGAGCTCCAGGAGCAATGGTTATTCAAGGGTGAACACTGGCATATCAGTGCAGTAGAGTCAGATTGGGTCGGTGATTATTTGTCCCTCGTACCTGAATCCCAAATTACGCATTATAGTCCAGCAACTAGCCTCGATACGACGAAACAGCTTATTGAGAAAGAGGCTGAGTATGATTTACCTTTAGCTATTTTTGCTAAAGGTCTTAATGCGTTGCCAATCAATTTGCGACAAGGCCCTTTTGCCGCTAAGAAAAAACAGCCACAGTGGTGGCGAGATTGGAAAGCAGGTGTAATTGCTGCTGGCGTAGCATTATTGGCGTTTGTGTCAGTTAAGTCAGCGCAGCTCGTCATGTTACAGAACGAGGCGGATGCTTACAAAGCGCAAGCAATGAGTGTATATAAGCAAGCATTTCCAAATAAAGTAGTACGTCCTCACTTACTTCGTAAACAAATTCAAAATGAATTGGACGCGTTAAGCGGCGGTGAGCAAGGCGGGTTTTTAGAACTGACAAATCATTTCGTATCAATCTATGCACAAGTAGATGATTTTGACCCCGAGACTTTTAGATATGACCACAAACGAAATGAGTTAAGAGTTAGAGCTAAAGCAAAGGGGTTCCAAATATTTAGCCAAGTAAAATCTATCCTTGAGCAAAGAGGTGTTGAGGTTCAGCAAGGTGCGTTGAATAATGACGGTGATTACGTTATTGGTGAAATAAGAATCAGAGGTGCAGCATGA
- the gspE gene encoding type II secretion system ATPase GspE, producing the protein MTEASMSVVEAPVETEAATAATDEALEGQHAQLRLPFSFARREGILLSDDPKGLKVFHKGDVSLEALLEVRRVSGGGFTIEVIDEEKFELLLEAAYQRDSSETQQMMEDIGNEVDLFSLAEEMPQTEDLLAADDDAPIIKLINAMLSEAIKEGASDIHIETFEADLVIRFRVDGVLKEVLKPNRKLSSLLVSRIKVMAKLDIAEKRVPQDGRISLRIAGRAVDVRVSTMPSSFGERVVLRLLDKNNARLNLEDLGMTERNRELFSEIIAKPHGIILVTGPTGSGKSTTLYAGMTQINSKDRNILTVEDPIEYEIPGIGQTQVNPKVDMTFARGLRAILRQDPDVVMVGEIRDLETGQIAVQASLTGHLVMSTLHTNTASGAITRMEDMGVEPFLLSSSLLGVLSQRLVRTLCPSCKEPHLADERECELLGVEKDSQTTIYRAVGCEECNFNGYKGRTGIHELLVVDEHIRELIHNGKGEQAVEKYIRQFSPSIRQDGCSRVLVGQTTLEEVMRVTREEG; encoded by the coding sequence ATGACTGAAGCAAGCATGAGTGTTGTTGAGGCGCCAGTTGAAACAGAAGCGGCCACGGCCGCGACTGATGAGGCGCTTGAAGGGCAGCATGCTCAGCTGCGTTTGCCGTTCTCTTTTGCGCGCCGAGAAGGTATATTGCTAAGTGATGATCCAAAAGGGCTAAAAGTCTTCCATAAAGGGGATGTATCATTAGAGGCGTTACTTGAAGTGCGCCGAGTTTCTGGTGGTGGCTTTACGATTGAAGTCATTGATGAAGAGAAGTTTGAGCTCTTGCTAGAAGCCGCCTATCAGCGTGACAGTTCTGAAACTCAGCAAATGATGGAAGATATCGGCAATGAAGTCGATCTTTTCTCTTTGGCTGAAGAAATGCCTCAAACTGAAGACTTGTTGGCAGCCGATGATGATGCACCAATCATTAAATTGATTAACGCCATGCTCAGTGAGGCTATCAAAGAAGGTGCGTCTGATATTCATATCGAAACATTCGAAGCGGATTTAGTTATTCGTTTTCGTGTAGATGGTGTATTGAAAGAAGTCCTTAAGCCAAATCGAAAGTTATCTTCGCTGCTGGTTTCTCGTATCAAAGTAATGGCCAAATTGGACATTGCAGAAAAGCGTGTGCCACAGGATGGTCGTATCAGCTTAAGAATTGCAGGTCGCGCAGTTGATGTGCGTGTATCGACTATGCCATCAAGCTTTGGTGAGCGGGTGGTATTGCGTCTACTTGATAAAAACAACGCGAGACTGAACTTAGAAGATTTAGGAATGACTGAGCGAAATCGCGAGTTGTTCTCAGAGATTATCGCAAAGCCACATGGCATTATCTTGGTTACGGGACCGACAGGTTCTGGTAAAAGTACCACCTTGTATGCAGGCATGACGCAGATAAACTCCAAAGACCGAAATATCCTGACGGTTGAAGATCCAATTGAATACGAAATCCCTGGTATTGGTCAAACTCAGGTCAATCCGAAAGTTGATATGACCTTTGCGCGAGGGTTACGAGCGATCCTTCGTCAAGATCCGGATGTTGTGATGGTCGGTGAGATCCGTGACTTAGAGACTGGGCAAATAGCTGTTCAAGCCTCATTAACGGGTCACTTAGTCATGTCGACACTGCATACAAATACGGCGTCGGGTGCGATAACGCGTATGGAAGATATGGGGGTTGAACCTTTCTTGCTTTCATCATCGCTACTCGGTGTTTTATCGCAGCGTCTTGTACGAACACTTTGCCCAAGCTGTAAAGAGCCTCATCTGGCAGATGAGCGAGAGTGTGAATTACTGGGCGTTGAAAAAGATTCGCAAACGACTATTTATCGCGCTGTAGGCTGTGAGGAATGTAACTTTAACGGTTACAAGGGCCGGACCGGTATTCATGAGTTACTCGTTGTTGACGAGCATATTCGCGAGCTTATCCATAATGGTAAAGGTGAACAGGCGGTTGAAAAGTATATCCGTCAATTTAGCCCGAGTATTCGCCAAGATGGCTGTTCACGTGTTCTAGTGGGACAAACAACGCTAGAAGAAGTGATGCGAGTGACACGTGAGGAAGGATAA
- the gspJ gene encoding type II secretion system minor pseudopilin GspJ: MISIRRKQVGFTLLEVMVALVILAFIVTASHQILDTSIMAKEASDETIAELEGLQTTFRLMDQDFNQMTKREVRNEAGDFSPTYIIHGRYALESQYDGIAFIRDGWTNPVSLLPRSELQGVGYRVKEDKLERIYRVYVDELDGSEPRAQVLLDNVEELKFEFLDDKQKWQDSWQLKALPLAVAVTVQRQDSEPLRRTFLTPGDGKVQQAKAAQSNGNNVSNGLDDGLNRGGNNNSGDNVNQRGGKP; encoded by the coding sequence ATGATATCTATCAGGCGCAAACAAGTTGGCTTTACCCTGCTCGAGGTGATGGTTGCGCTGGTTATTTTGGCTTTTATCGTTACCGCGTCGCATCAAATTCTGGACACCTCCATTATGGCCAAAGAGGCATCAGATGAAACCATTGCTGAGTTAGAAGGGCTTCAGACTACTTTCCGATTGATGGATCAAGACTTCAATCAAATGACTAAGCGCGAAGTGCGAAATGAAGCTGGTGATTTTAGTCCAACATATATCATCCATGGTCGTTACGCTTTAGAAAGTCAGTATGACGGTATTGCTTTTATTCGAGATGGGTGGACTAACCCAGTAAGTCTTTTACCACGCTCTGAACTTCAGGGCGTAGGCTATCGGGTAAAAGAAGATAAACTAGAACGTATTTATCGCGTGTATGTCGATGAATTAGATGGTTCAGAACCTCGAGCTCAGGTGCTATTGGATAATGTCGAAGAACTCAAATTCGAGTTTTTAGATGATAAGCAAAAATGGCAAGATAGTTGGCAGCTCAAAGCGTTGCCGTTGGCTGTTGCAGTGACGGTTCAAAGACAAGACTCTGAGCCTCTGAGACGCACCTTCTTGACTCCAGGTGATGGTAAAGTACAACAAGCAAAAGCGGCACAAAGTAATGGCAATAACGTGTCTAATGGGTTAGATGACGGACTCAATCGCGGTGGCAATAATAATTCAGGCGATAATGTCAACCAGCGTGGAGGGAAGCCATGA
- the gspI gene encoding type II secretion system minor pseudopilin GspI produces MIKRTQTGFTLLEVMVAMGICAVAGIAALQATGSHINHMSTIEQQTYAAWVAENQMVMARAKASGGKWNGKNSDSGDEEFAGQTWYWSQKVEKTADAEFVKLTIEVFEDEKREHSLYDLTTFMHKGKK; encoded by the coding sequence ATGATTAAGCGAACACAAACAGGATTTACCCTCTTAGAAGTGATGGTTGCCATGGGAATATGTGCGGTAGCTGGAATTGCGGCTTTACAAGCCACAGGCTCACATATCAATCATATGAGCACGATTGAGCAGCAAACTTATGCCGCATGGGTTGCGGAGAATCAGATGGTGATGGCGCGAGCTAAAGCCAGTGGTGGTAAATGGAATGGAAAAAATTCAGACAGTGGTGATGAAGAGTTTGCTGGTCAGACTTGGTACTGGAGCCAAAAAGTAGAAAAGACAGCGGATGCTGAGTTTGTGAAACTGACAATAGAAGTGTTTGAAGATGAAAAGCGAGAACATTCGCTCTATGACTTAACCACTTTTATGCACAAGGGTAAAAAGTAA
- the gspG gene encoding type II secretion system major pseudopilin GspG translates to MKKQSGFSLLEVMVVLVIIGMILSIVAPNIMGNQEQAAIDKASLDITQIESAMKIYKLQNKRYPTTEQGLEALVEKTTIDPVPKRFPDGGFINELPLDPWDNPYQLVSPGEIGKIDIFSMGPDGEVGTEDDIGNWRDEEER, encoded by the coding sequence GTGAAGAAACAGTCTGGTTTTTCATTACTAGAAGTAATGGTGGTACTGGTTATCATCGGTATGATCTTGTCAATTGTGGCACCAAATATCATGGGTAACCAAGAGCAAGCTGCCATCGATAAAGCAAGCCTTGATATCACGCAAATTGAAAGCGCGATGAAAATTTATAAACTACAAAACAAGCGTTACCCGACGACAGAGCAGGGCTTAGAGGCGTTGGTAGAGAAAACGACCATAGACCCTGTGCCAAAGCGCTTCCCAGATGGTGGATTTATCAATGAGCTGCCACTGGATCCTTGGGATAATCCATATCAGTTAGTGAGCCCTGGTGAAATTGGTAAAATTGATATTTTTTCAATGGGTCCTGATGGCGAAGTAGGTACCGAAGATGATATCGGTAACTGGAGAGATGAAGAAGAGCGCTAA